From the genome of Mesorhizobium japonicum MAFF 303099, one region includes:
- a CDS encoding DUF1344 domain-containing protein: MKKSAIAAAMILAVISSTGAFAEAATGTIASIDKKGDSITLSDGKTFVLPEGIEAETLKVGEKVVVTYSTKAGKLAASSIKPAK; this comes from the coding sequence ATGAAGAAGTCAGCTATCGCAGCCGCAATGATACTCGCCGTCATATCCTCGACCGGTGCTTTCGCCGAGGCGGCCACCGGCACCATTGCCAGCATCGACAAGAAGGGCGACTCCATCACGCTTTCCGACGGCAAGACCTTCGTGCTGCCGGAAGGCATCGAGGCCGAGACGCTGAAGGTCGGCGAGAAGGTGGTGGTGACCTATTCGACCAAGGCCGGTAAGCTGGCGGCATCGAGCATCAAGCCGGCTAAATAG
- a CDS encoding Lrp/AsnC family transcriptional regulator gives MLSEAEQALLSLLRSNARASTAELARRLGVSRTTVQSRIERLEQRGIISGYGVKLSADYEQGLVKAHVLLTVTPKLADKVVRALQALPPVRTLHSVSGNFDMIVIVDAPSIRDLDALLDQIGAMDGVERTSSSIILSTRIDR, from the coding sequence ATGCTCAGTGAAGCCGAACAGGCGCTGCTTTCCCTGCTGCGTTCCAACGCCCGTGCTTCGACGGCCGAACTGGCGCGGCGTCTCGGCGTGTCGCGCACCACGGTGCAGAGCCGGATCGAGCGGCTGGAGCAGCGCGGCATCATATCAGGGTATGGCGTCAAGCTCTCCGCCGACTATGAACAGGGCCTGGTCAAGGCGCATGTGTTGCTCACCGTCACGCCCAAGCTCGCCGACAAGGTGGTGCGCGCCCTGCAGGCGCTGCCGCCGGTCAGGACGCTGCATTCGGTGAGCGGCAATTTCGACATGATCGTCATCGTCGACGCGCCGTCGATCCGCGACCTAGACGCGCTGCTCGACCAGATCGGCGCCATGGACGGGGTCGAGCGGACCTCATCGTCGATCATTTTGTCGACGCGGATCGATCGGTGA
- a CDS encoding saccharopine dehydrogenase family protein, whose amino-acid sequence MNNIVIVGAGKIGSTIAGMLAATGDYRVTLVDRSAAQLAAAEVPAGVETLELDIAAPGTLEAALTGKFAVLSAAPFHLTTRIAEAAASTGVHYLDLTEDVVSTRRVKELARSGKSAFIPQCGLAPGFISIVANDLASRFDTLESVRMRVGALPQYPSNALNYNLTWSTDGVINEYCEPCEAIVEGELIEVPPLEEREEFSLDGVTYEAFNTSGGLGTLAETLKGKVRTLNYRTIRYPGHAAIMKALLNDLGLRHRRDVLKDIFESALPATLQDVVIVFVTVSGRRNGRLLQETYANKIYSQRVGNQVRSAIQITTASGICAVLDMLADGSLPATGFVKQEDIALDAFLANRFGRAYAQHEMVSRLAS is encoded by the coding sequence ATGAACAACATCGTTATCGTCGGCGCCGGCAAGATCGGCTCGACCATCGCCGGAATGCTCGCCGCGACCGGCGACTACCGCGTCACTCTCGTCGACCGCTCGGCGGCGCAGCTCGCCGCGGCCGAAGTCCCCGCCGGCGTCGAGACGCTCGAGCTCGACATTGCCGCTCCCGGCACGCTTGAGGCAGCCTTAACCGGCAAGTTCGCCGTGCTGAGCGCCGCCCCCTTCCATCTCACCACGCGCATCGCCGAAGCTGCGGCCAGTACCGGCGTGCATTATCTCGACCTCACCGAGGATGTCGTCTCGACCCGCCGCGTCAAGGAGCTGGCGCGTTCGGGCAAGAGCGCCTTCATCCCGCAATGCGGGCTGGCGCCGGGCTTCATCTCGATCGTCGCCAATGATCTGGCCAGCCGCTTCGACACGCTGGAAAGCGTGCGCATGCGCGTCGGCGCGCTGCCGCAATACCCGTCCAATGCGCTGAACTACAATCTGACCTGGAGCACCGACGGCGTCATCAACGAATATTGCGAGCCCTGCGAGGCGATCGTCGAGGGCGAGCTGATCGAGGTGCCGCCACTGGAAGAGCGCGAGGAATTCTCGCTCGACGGCGTCACCTACGAGGCGTTCAACACCTCGGGCGGGCTCGGCACCTTGGCCGAGACGCTGAAGGGCAAGGTGCGCACGCTGAACTACCGCACCATCCGCTATCCCGGCCACGCCGCCATCATGAAGGCGCTGCTCAACGATCTCGGCCTGCGCCACCGCCGCGACGTGCTGAAGGACATTTTCGAAAGCGCGCTGCCGGCGACGCTGCAGGACGTGGTCATCGTCTTCGTCACCGTCTCCGGCCGCCGCAACGGCCGCCTGCTGCAGGAAACCTATGCCAACAAGATCTACTCGCAGCGCGTCGGCAACCAGGTGCGCAGCGCCATCCAGATCACCACGGCGTCCGGCATCTGCGCCGTGCTCGACATGCTGGCCGACGGCAGCCTGCCGGCGACCGGCTTCGTCAAGCAGGAAGACATCGCGCTGGATGCCTTTCTGGCCAACCGCTTCGGCCGAGCCTATGCCCAGCATGAGATGGTGAGCCGGCTGGCGAGCTGA
- the lpdA gene encoding dihydrolipoyl dehydrogenase — MKEISCKLLVIGAGPGGYICAIRAGQLGVDTVIVEAGKPGGTCLNVGCIPSKALIHAAEEFEKVAHMAGGKSPLGISVSAPVLDLGKTIAWKDGIVSRLNSGVAGLLKKAGVKTVHGWAMFRDGKTVEVETETGSQVIRAETIVIATGSAPVELPFLPFGGPVISSTEALALSVVPKKLAVVGGGYIGLELGMAFAKMGAEVTLVEALPRVLAQYDAELTRPVVKRLAALGVEVMTEAKAKGLSTKGDALLVETADGKNTKVSADKILVTVGRKPVTEGWGLDQIDLDMSGKFIRIDDQCRTSMRGIFAIGDVTGEPMLAHRAMAQGEMVAEIVAGHKRNWDKRAIPAVCFTDPELVTVGLSPEEAKAQGEIKIGLFPFAANGRAMTKLGEDGFVRVVARADNHLVLGIQAVGQGVSELSTAFGLALEMGARLEDIAGTIHAHPTQGEGFQEAALKALGHALHI, encoded by the coding sequence ATGAAAGAGATCTCCTGCAAGCTGCTCGTCATCGGCGCCGGCCCGGGCGGTTACATCTGCGCCATCCGTGCCGGCCAGCTCGGCGTCGACACGGTCATCGTCGAGGCCGGTAAGCCCGGCGGCACCTGCCTCAATGTCGGCTGCATCCCGTCCAAGGCGCTGATCCATGCGGCGGAAGAGTTCGAGAAGGTCGCCCACATGGCCGGCGGCAAGAGCCCGCTCGGCATCTCGGTATCGGCACCGGTGCTCGATCTTGGCAAAACCATCGCCTGGAAGGACGGCATTGTCAGCCGGCTCAACAGCGGCGTCGCCGGGCTGCTGAAGAAGGCCGGGGTGAAGACCGTGCATGGCTGGGCGATGTTCCGCGACGGCAAGACCGTCGAAGTCGAGACCGAGACGGGAAGCCAGGTGATCCGGGCCGAGACGATCGTCATCGCCACCGGTTCGGCGCCGGTCGAACTGCCGTTTCTGCCCTTTGGCGGGCCTGTGATATCGTCGACGGAAGCGCTGGCCTTGAGCGTGGTGCCGAAGAAGCTTGCGGTTGTGGGCGGCGGCTATATCGGGCTGGAGCTTGGCATGGCCTTCGCCAAGATGGGCGCTGAAGTGACCTTGGTCGAGGCCTTGCCGCGCGTGCTGGCACAGTATGACGCCGAGCTGACCCGGCCCGTGGTCAAGCGGCTTGCGGCGCTTGGCGTCGAAGTCATGACCGAGGCCAAGGCCAAGGGGCTGTCGACCAAGGGCGACGCGCTGCTGGTCGAAACAGCGGACGGCAAGAATACCAAGGTTTCCGCCGACAAGATCCTGGTGACGGTCGGCCGCAAGCCGGTGACCGAAGGCTGGGGCCTCGACCAGATCGACCTCGACATGTCAGGCAAATTCATCCGCATCGACGACCAGTGCCGCACCTCGATGCGCGGCATCTTCGCCATCGGCGACGTCACCGGCGAGCCGATGCTGGCGCATCGGGCGATGGCGCAAGGCGAAATGGTCGCGGAGATCGTCGCCGGCCACAAGCGCAACTGGGACAAGCGCGCAATCCCCGCCGTCTGCTTCACTGATCCGGAGCTGGTGACGGTTGGGCTGTCGCCCGAGGAAGCCAAGGCCCAGGGCGAGATCAAGATCGGGCTGTTCCCGTTCGCCGCCAACGGACGGGCGATGACGAAGCTCGGCGAGGATGGTTTCGTCCGCGTCGTGGCGCGGGCCGACAACCATCTGGTGCTCGGCATCCAGGCGGTCGGGCAGGGCGTGTCGGAACTGTCGACGGCGTTCGGCCTGGCGCTGGAGATGGGGGCGCGGCTGGAGGACATCGCCGGCACCATCCATGCGCACCCGACGCAAGGCGAGGGGTTCCAGGAAGCGGCGCTGAAGGCGCTCGGGCACGCGCTGCATATTTAG
- a CDS encoding dihydrolipoamide acetyltransferase family protein → MGEHIIKLPDVGEGVAEAELVEWHVKVGDMVREDTVLAAVMTDKATVEIPSPVDGEILWLGAEIGDTVAIGSPIVRLKVAGEGNVKPKGDAKAEAVAAEPPAKLPTPKPETAGPVAKASPKAGAPEAKPAPAVAKSTGQRSISGAPRPEGERPLASPAVRLRAKEAGIDLRQVAGSGPAGRIGHEDIEAFLARGPQVAKTSGLTRNDAVEDIKVVGLRRKIAEKMTLSKSRIPHITYVEEIDVTALEELRAALNKEKRADRPKLTLLPFLMRAMVKAIAEQPQLNSLFDDEAGIIHQHGGIHIGIAAQTPSGLVVPVVKHAEARDIWDCGAEVNRLAEAAKSGTATRDELSGSTITITSLGAMGGIATTPVINHPEVAIIGVNKMMVRPVWDGTQFIPRKMMNLSSSFDHRVIDGWDAAVFVQRIKALLETPALIFVD, encoded by the coding sequence ATGGGCGAACACATCATCAAGCTTCCCGATGTCGGCGAAGGCGTCGCTGAGGCCGAACTCGTCGAATGGCACGTCAAGGTCGGCGACATGGTGCGCGAGGACACGGTGCTCGCCGCCGTCATGACCGACAAGGCGACGGTCGAGATCCCGTCGCCCGTCGATGGCGAGATCCTGTGGCTGGGCGCCGAGATCGGCGACACGGTGGCGATCGGCTCCCCTATCGTGCGGCTGAAAGTGGCGGGAGAGGGCAATGTAAAGCCGAAAGGCGATGCCAAGGCCGAGGCGGTGGCCGCCGAACCGCCGGCCAAGCTCCCGACGCCGAAGCCCGAAACCGCCGGGCCGGTCGCGAAGGCCTCGCCAAAGGCCGGCGCCCCGGAGGCGAAACCCGCTCCGGCCGTTGCGAAAAGCACTGGGCAGAGGTCCATCTCCGGCGCGCCGCGCCCGGAGGGTGAAAGGCCGTTGGCGTCGCCGGCCGTGCGGCTGCGGGCGAAGGAGGCCGGCATCGATCTCCGGCAGGTCGCGGGAAGCGGCCCGGCCGGGCGCATCGGCCATGAGGATATCGAGGCGTTCCTGGCGCGCGGCCCGCAGGTCGCCAAGACGTCCGGCCTAACCCGCAACGATGCGGTCGAGGACATCAAGGTGGTGGGTTTGCGGCGCAAGATCGCCGAGAAGATGACGCTGTCCAAATCGCGCATCCCGCACATCACCTATGTCGAGGAGATCGACGTCACGGCACTCGAGGAGTTGCGCGCCGCGCTCAACAAGGAGAAGCGGGCAGACAGGCCGAAGCTGACATTGTTGCCGTTCCTGATGCGGGCGATGGTCAAGGCGATCGCGGAGCAGCCCCAGCTCAATTCGCTGTTCGACGACGAGGCCGGCATCATCCACCAGCATGGCGGCATCCATATCGGCATCGCCGCGCAGACGCCGTCCGGGCTTGTGGTGCCTGTCGTCAAGCATGCCGAGGCGCGCGACATCTGGGATTGCGGCGCCGAGGTCAACAGGCTGGCCGAGGCGGCCAAGTCCGGCACGGCGACGCGCGACGAGCTGTCCGGCTCGACCATCACCATCACCTCGCTCGGCGCCATGGGCGGCATTGCGACGACGCCGGTCATCAACCATCCGGAAGTGGCGATCATCGGCGTCAACAAGATGATGGTGCGGCCGGTGTGGGACGGCACCCAGTTCATCCCGCGCAAGATGATGAACCTGTCGTCCAGCTTCGACCACCGGGTGATCGACGGCTGGGATGCCGCGGTGTTCGTGCAACGGATCAAGGCGCTGCTGGAAACGCCGGCGCTGATCTTTGTGGATTGA